The Paenibacillus sp. RUD330 genome has a segment encoding these proteins:
- a CDS encoding DUF5590 domain-containing protein, with translation MSRRGWTLWISALVVLLLVYLHAEYRSFQRPIWAAELQAEKLAQQKAGLKETSSAEKYVWDAPVWVVRGKNAEGQEVIAWLPEKGEPLLLDMASSRKEGDIRSSFKQRVPDADIHHVRAGMIGGQPAWEVFYTRKQGQTRYYYDFYRYQNGEYMTTYSLTTKKAS, from the coding sequence ATGAGCAGGCGCGGCTGGACGCTGTGGATCTCCGCGCTCGTTGTGCTGCTGCTCGTGTATCTGCATGCCGAATACCGGAGCTTCCAGCGTCCGATCTGGGCTGCGGAGCTTCAGGCCGAGAAGCTCGCCCAGCAGAAGGCGGGCCTCAAGGAAACCTCCTCGGCAGAGAAATATGTATGGGATGCCCCGGTATGGGTCGTCCGCGGCAAAAATGCCGAGGGGCAGGAAGTGATTGCCTGGCTTCCCGAAAAAGGGGAGCCGCTTCTGCTGGACATGGCGTCCAGCCGCAAGGAAGGCGACATCCGCAGCAGCTTCAAGCAGCGCGTTCCCGACGCCGACATCCATCATGTCCGGGCAGGCATGATCGGCGGACAGCCGGCATGGGAAGTGTTCTATACCCGCAAGCAGGGACAAACCCGCTATTACTATGATTTCTATCGCTATCAGAACGGCGAGTATATGACCACGTATTCGCTGACGACAAAAAAAGCTTCCTAA
- a CDS encoding AAA family ATPase: MPKYSIEIGGGVLVSLFVFLLFRGVNIIPLLLALALAGVMLFALKSKGQLAAAGGRREARVKGSTPFSFDDIGGQERAKGELVEALDFLVKHEEISKLGIRPMKGILLTGPPGTGKTLMAKAAAHYTDSVYLAASGSEFVEMYVGVGAGRIRDLFKEARKKAGKEGKKNAVIFIDEIDVIGGKRDGGQHREYDQTLNQLLTEMDGIHTNEAPRILLIAATNRKEMLDSALLRPGRFDRHIGVDLPDKKGRLHILNIHAKNKPLHDEVNMEKIAEESFGFSGAQLESVLNEGAIYAMREGLALVEQHHLTMAIDKVMMGEKTDRESTKEERERVAIHELGHAIAAELLRPGSVSQVALAPRGGALGYVRHNPSDDHYLYTKDYLEAQIMIALAGAAAEEMFYGGRSTGSRNDFEQSLNIVRTMVECGLTEVGIIEDRMMTPDRWAQISGSVLDGLMSRIKEMLAARRQLFTHCLNILIDRETLGGEQFRKLMTSEESLSA; the protein is encoded by the coding sequence ATGCCTAAGTACAGCATCGAGATAGGCGGGGGAGTTCTGGTCTCGCTGTTTGTGTTTCTGTTGTTCCGCGGCGTGAATATCATTCCTCTTCTGCTTGCGCTTGCGCTCGCGGGCGTGATGCTGTTCGCGCTCAAGTCCAAGGGACAGCTGGCAGCGGCCGGAGGCCGCAGAGAGGCTCGGGTAAAGGGCTCGACGCCGTTCTCCTTCGACGATATCGGAGGACAGGAACGCGCCAAAGGGGAGCTGGTCGAGGCGCTCGACTTTCTGGTCAAGCATGAGGAGATCAGCAAGCTAGGCATCCGCCCGATGAAGGGCATCCTGCTTACCGGCCCTCCCGGAACAGGCAAAACGCTGATGGCCAAGGCGGCGGCCCATTATACGGATTCCGTCTATCTGGCCGCATCGGGCAGCGAATTCGTGGAGATGTACGTCGGCGTCGGAGCGGGCCGGATACGCGATCTGTTCAAGGAAGCCCGCAAGAAGGCCGGCAAGGAAGGCAAGAAGAACGCGGTCATCTTCATCGACGAGATCGATGTCATCGGCGGCAAGCGCGACGGCGGCCAGCATCGGGAGTATGACCAGACGCTCAACCAGCTGCTGACGGAGATGGACGGCATCCATACGAACGAGGCGCCCCGCATTCTCCTCATCGCGGCGACGAACCGCAAGGAGATGCTGGATTCGGCGCTGCTGCGCCCAGGACGGTTCGACCGCCATATCGGCGTCGATCTTCCGGACAAGAAGGGCCGTCTTCATATCTTAAACATCCATGCCAAAAACAAACCGCTTCATGATGAAGTGAACATGGAAAAGATCGCCGAGGAGTCGTTCGGATTTTCCGGCGCCCAGCTCGAAAGCGTCCTGAACGAAGGCGCGATCTATGCGATGCGCGAAGGATTGGCGCTTGTCGAGCAGCATCATTTGACGATGGCGATCGACAAGGTCATGATGGGCGAGAAGACCGACCGCGAGTCCACCAAGGAAGAGCGGGAGCGGGTGGCGATCCACGAGCTCGGCCATGCGATCGCGGCGGAGCTGCTGCGTCCGGGCAGCGTATCCCAGGTCGCGCTCGCGCCGCGCGGCGGAGCGCTCGGCTACGTGCGCCACAACCCGAGCGACGACCATTATCTGTATACGAAGGATTATCTGGAAGCCCAGATCATGATCGCTCTTGCCGGCGCGGCCGCGGAGGAGATGTTCTACGGCGGCCGTAGCACGGGCTCCCGCAACGACTTCGAGCAGTCGCTCAATATTGTCCGGACGATGGTGGAATGCGGCCTGACTGAAGTGGGCATCATTGAGGACAGGATGATGACGCCGGACCGCTGGGCCCAGATATCCGGCAGCGTGCTGGACGGCCTCATGAGCCGGATCAAGGAAATGCTGGCCGCAAGACGGCAGCTGTTCACGCATTGCCTGAACATCCTGATCGACCGCGAGACGCTTGGCGGCGAGCAGTTCCGCAAGCTCATGACCTCCGAGGAGAGCCTCAGCGCTTGA
- a CDS encoding 3-hydroxyacyl-CoA dehydrogenase NAD-binding domain-containing protein: protein MNYRKIGVIGAGTMGQSIAEMLSYKGLDVYLLELSEERLKSGLDNIGVSLDKQIEKWALTQAEKKLILGRIHGVSAIEDLSQCELIIETITEDLDAKKEVFRAVDKACPPSVILASNTSTLSLTELASVTAHPERVIGMHFVYPVFKVDLVEIVRGLRTSDETFKGTKDFVEQVIEKKGVMVFESPGFVTTRLICLFINEALHILEEGTASAEDIDSAMRIGYSFQHGPFEMADRFGLDSVHAALSSMFREYGELKYRPSFILKKMVRAGQLGVKSGTGFFSYDKDGDRV, encoded by the coding sequence GTGAATTACAGAAAGATCGGCGTGATCGGCGCCGGCACGATGGGACAGAGCATCGCCGAGATGCTGTCATACAAAGGGTTGGACGTCTATCTGCTGGAATTGTCGGAAGAAAGGCTGAAGTCCGGCCTGGACAATATCGGAGTCAGCCTCGACAAGCAGATCGAGAAGTGGGCGCTGACCCAGGCGGAGAAGAAGCTGATCCTGGGACGGATCCATGGCGTGTCGGCGATTGAAGACCTGTCCCAATGCGAGCTCATCATCGAGACGATCACCGAGGACCTCGACGCGAAGAAGGAAGTGTTCCGCGCCGTCGACAAGGCTTGTCCGCCATCGGTCATACTGGCGAGCAACACGTCGACGCTGTCGCTAACCGAGCTGGCCAGCGTGACCGCGCATCCGGAGCGGGTGATCGGCATGCATTTCGTTTATCCGGTGTTCAAGGTAGATCTCGTGGAGATCGTGCGCGGACTCCGCACCTCGGACGAGACGTTCAAGGGCACGAAGGATTTCGTGGAGCAGGTGATCGAGAAGAAAGGCGTCATGGTGTTCGAATCCCCGGGATTCGTCACGACCCGCCTCATCTGCCTCTTCATCAACGAAGCGCTGCACATTCTGGAGGAAGGCACCGCGTCCGCGGAGGACATCGACAGCGCGATGCGCATCGGCTATTCATTCCAGCACGGTCCGTTCGAGATGGCCGACCGGTTCGGGCTGGATTCCGTCCATGCCGCGCTCTCGTCGATGTTCCGGGAATACGGAGAGCTGAAATACCGGCCGTCCTTCATTCTCAAGAAAATGGTGCGCGCCGGCCAGCTCGGCGTCAAGAGCGGGACCGGATTTTTCAGCTACGACAAGGACGGTGACCGCGTATGA
- a CDS encoding acetate kinase, producing the protein MNILVINAGSSSLKYQLYDMRDESVLASGRVERIGMDTAILTHEPADKPEVRIVDEILEHTSAIKRVMDMLVHPEHGVLGSVSEIHAVGHRVVHGGESFKESAIVTSETKLEIRKLFDLAPLHNPAHMMGILAVEAVLPGVPQVVVFDTAFHQTMPQESYLYPIPMVLYRRHGIRRYGFHGTSHAYVSERAAEVLGRPLEELKLVSCHIGNGASATAILNGKSFDTSMGMTPLEGLMMGTRSGDLDPAIVPYTMNKEDLTLTEVNSMLNKHSGLLAISGLSSDMREITEAMFDGDKNARLAFEMYTYRVRKYIGAYAAAMNGIDVLLFTAGVGENSVVLRERVCEGLTFLGIELDRELNAQRSKEARIISTPESRVKVMVVPTNEELLIARDTFKLAAQQPKGETEA; encoded by the coding sequence ATGAACATTCTCGTCATCAATGCCGGCAGCTCCTCGCTGAAATACCAGCTCTACGACATGAGGGACGAATCCGTCCTGGCCAGCGGCCGCGTGGAGCGGATCGGCATGGATACCGCGATTCTGACGCATGAGCCTGCCGACAAGCCGGAAGTGCGCATCGTCGACGAGATTCTGGAGCATACGAGCGCGATCAAGCGCGTCATGGACATGCTTGTCCATCCGGAGCATGGAGTGCTCGGCTCCGTATCGGAGATCCATGCGGTCGGCCATCGGGTCGTGCATGGCGGGGAGTCGTTCAAGGAATCCGCTATCGTGACGAGCGAGACGAAGCTGGAGATCCGCAAGCTGTTCGATCTTGCGCCGCTGCACAATCCGGCGCATATGATGGGCATCCTCGCCGTCGAAGCGGTGCTGCCGGGCGTTCCCCAGGTCGTCGTGTTCGATACGGCCTTCCATCAGACGATGCCGCAGGAATCGTACCTGTACCCGATTCCGATGGTGCTCTACCGCCGCCACGGCATCCGCCGTTACGGCTTCCACGGGACGAGCCATGCCTATGTCAGCGAGCGCGCGGCTGAAGTGCTCGGCCGTCCGCTGGAGGAGCTGAAGCTCGTCAGCTGCCATATCGGCAACGGCGCGAGCGCGACGGCCATCCTGAACGGCAAGTCGTTCGACACGAGCATGGGCATGACTCCGCTCGAAGGGCTCATGATGGGCACGCGCAGCGGCGATCTCGATCCGGCGATCGTGCCTTACACGATGAACAAGGAAGACCTCACGCTGACGGAGGTCAACTCCATGCTGAACAAGCACAGCGGGCTGCTGGCCATATCCGGCCTCAGCAGCGACATGAGGGAGATTACGGAAGCGATGTTCGATGGCGACAAGAACGCCCGTCTCGCTTTTGAAATGTATACTTACCGCGTACGCAAATACATCGGCGCTTACGCGGCCGCAATGAACGGCATCGACGTGCTTCTGTTCACCGCCGGAGTCGGGGAGAACTCCGTCGTCCTGCGGGAGCGGGTATGCGAGGGGCTGACGTTCCTCGGCATCGAGCTCGACCGCGAGCTCAACGCCCAGCGCAGCAAGGAAGCCCGGATCATCTCCACGCCGGAATCCCGCGTGAAGGTGATGGTCGTGCCGACGAACGAAGAGCTGCTGATCGCACGCGATACGTTCAAGCTGGCCGCGCAGCAACCGAAGGGAGAAACCGAAGCATGA
- the asnS gene encoding asparagine--tRNA ligase: MIENLVTIKQVSAHTGARVTIGAWVHGKRSSGKIAFLQLRDGSGYIQGVVAKNDVSEETWEAVGKLTQESSLYVSGTVKEEPRSASGYELLVDGIEIIQATQEYPITPKEHGVDFLMDHRHLWLRAPKQRAILTIRAEIKRAVNEYFDTNGFTQVDPPILTPTSAEGTTNLFHTKYFDEDAYLTQSGQLYMEAAAMALGKVYSFGPTFRAEKSKTRRHLIEFWMIEPEMAFVDLEQSLRIQEAFVSHVVQSVVKNCRPELETLGRDISKLEAIQAPFPRITYDEAIEFLNKNGFEVPWGEDFGAPHETAIAQEYDRPVFITHYPASIKSFYMKPDPNRPEVVLCADMIAPEGYGEIIGGSQRIDDPELMAQRFEEHNLPLDAYQWYMDLRKYGTVPHSGFGLGLERTVAWICGLEHVRETIAFPRTLYRLYP; encoded by the coding sequence ATGATTGAAAATCTCGTTACCATCAAGCAAGTATCCGCCCATACGGGCGCGCGCGTCACGATTGGAGCCTGGGTGCACGGCAAGCGCTCCAGCGGCAAGATCGCCTTCCTCCAGCTTCGCGACGGAAGCGGTTATATCCAGGGCGTAGTCGCCAAGAACGACGTCTCCGAGGAAACATGGGAGGCGGTTGGCAAGCTGACTCAGGAGAGCTCTCTGTATGTGTCCGGCACGGTCAAGGAAGAGCCGCGCAGCGCTTCCGGCTACGAGCTGCTCGTGGACGGCATCGAGATCATCCAGGCTACCCAGGAATATCCGATCACCCCCAAGGAGCATGGCGTCGACTTCCTGATGGACCATCGCCATCTGTGGCTGCGTGCGCCGAAGCAGCGTGCGATTCTGACCATCCGCGCGGAGATCAAGCGCGCCGTGAACGAATATTTCGATACGAACGGCTTCACCCAGGTCGATCCTCCGATCCTCACGCCGACATCCGCAGAGGGAACGACCAACCTGTTCCATACGAAATACTTCGACGAGGACGCCTATCTGACCCAGAGCGGACAGCTGTACATGGAAGCCGCCGCGATGGCACTCGGCAAGGTATACAGCTTCGGCCCTACGTTCCGTGCGGAGAAATCCAAAACCCGCCGCCATCTGATCGAGTTCTGGATGATCGAGCCGGAAATGGCGTTTGTCGATCTGGAGCAGAGCCTCCGCATCCAGGAAGCTTTCGTGAGCCATGTCGTGCAGAGCGTCGTCAAAAATTGCCGTCCTGAGCTGGAGACGCTTGGACGCGACATCTCCAAGCTGGAGGCGATCCAGGCTCCGTTCCCGCGCATCACGTACGACGAGGCGATCGAATTCCTGAACAAAAACGGCTTCGAAGTCCCTTGGGGCGAAGACTTCGGCGCTCCGCACGAGACCGCCATCGCTCAGGAATACGACCGTCCGGTATTCATCACCCATTACCCGGCCTCCATCAAGTCGTTCTACATGAAGCCGGATCCGAACCGTCCGGAAGTCGTGCTGTGCGCGGACATGATCGCGCCGGAAGGCTACGGCGAGATCATCGGCGGCTCGCAGCGGATCGACGATCCGGAGCTGATGGCGCAGCGCTTCGAGGAGCACAACCTTCCTCTGGACGCTTACCAGTGGTACATGGATCTGCGCAAGTACGGCACCGTGCCGCATTCCGGCTTCGGCCTCGGGCTGGAGCGCACCGTCGCCTGGATCTGCGGCCTCGAGCATGTGCGCGAGACGATCGCCTTCCCGCGCACGCTGTACCGTCTGTATCCGTAA
- a CDS encoding DnaD domain protein: MKENNQHEYTRALASLMGERGVFLPALLLRSYRELGLSDSDMMLLLQLMMFRDSLRQDFPTPDELGRLTGATAKSVQQQLGRLIKEGFLTINDAVDASSGIRYERYDWQGWLERAAAWAAAERPEPASPEPAARQTAAMELNLFSVFEQEFGRPLSPMECERISSWLDLDQYSDELIRFALREAVFAGKLHFTYIDRILLEWSRNRVSTPEEAKVHSRKFRGTSKN; the protein is encoded by the coding sequence TTGAAGGAGAACAACCAGCATGAATACACGAGAGCATTGGCTTCCCTGATGGGAGAACGGGGAGTTTTCCTTCCCGCGCTCCTTCTTCGCAGCTATCGGGAGCTGGGCCTCAGCGACAGCGACATGATGCTGCTTCTGCAGCTGATGATGTTCCGCGATTCGCTGCGCCAGGATTTCCCGACGCCGGACGAGCTCGGCCGACTGACCGGCGCGACCGCCAAGTCGGTCCAGCAGCAGCTCGGCCGTCTGATCAAGGAAGGCTTCCTGACGATCAACGACGCTGTCGACGCCTCCAGCGGCATCCGCTACGAGCGGTACGACTGGCAGGGCTGGCTGGAGCGGGCGGCCGCTTGGGCGGCCGCCGAACGCCCTGAGCCCGCTTCGCCGGAGCCGGCTGCCCGCCAGACGGCTGCAATGGAGCTCAACTTGTTCTCGGTGTTCGAGCAGGAGTTCGGAAGGCCGCTGTCTCCGATGGAATGCGAGCGGATCAGCAGCTGGCTCGATCTTGACCAGTACAGCGACGAGCTCATCCGCTTCGCGCTCAGGGAAGCGGTATTCGCAGGCAAGCTCCACTTTACGTATATCGACCGCATCCTTCTGGAATGGTCCCGCAACCGGGTATCGACGCCGGAGGAAGCGAAGGTTCATTCCCGCAAGTTCCGCGGGACGTCGAAAAACTGA
- a CDS encoding DUF1450 domain-containing protein, with the protein MKIRFCRRNLKNGAKPAYRKLKSEAGAKLVKEDCLGSCRLCREACFAVVKGKTLSASGPAKLRRKIKKRLNKR; encoded by the coding sequence ATGAAAATCCGTTTTTGCCGGCGCAACCTGAAGAACGGGGCGAAGCCCGCCTACCGCAAGCTCAAGTCGGAGGCGGGAGCCAAGCTGGTCAAGGAAGACTGCCTCGGCAGCTGCAGGCTGTGCAGGGAAGCCTGCTTCGCCGTCGTCAAGGGGAAGACCTTATCGGCTTCCGGCCCCGCCAAGCTGCGGCGCAAGATCAAGAAGCGGTTGAATAAGCGATGA
- a CDS encoding ferritin yields MNDQLATALNEQMNFEFYSAHVYLAMAAYCSGDSLEGFSNFFLVQAEEERFHAMKMYRFLNDRGRRATLKALPEPKNEYDSMLDVFEHGYRHEQQNTKNFYELADLALDSREHATIYFLKWFIDEQVEEEALFDGIIQKLKRIESDSNAFYMLDAEFAGRSFTPPAE; encoded by the coding sequence GTGAACGATCAATTGGCGACCGCTCTCAACGAGCAGATGAATTTCGAATTCTATTCCGCGCATGTCTATCTGGCCATGGCGGCCTATTGCTCCGGAGACAGCCTGGAAGGCTTCTCCAACTTCTTCCTTGTCCAGGCGGAGGAGGAGAGGTTCCACGCGATGAAAATGTACCGGTTCCTCAACGACCGCGGACGCCGCGCGACGCTGAAGGCGCTGCCGGAGCCGAAGAACGAATACGATTCCATGCTGGACGTATTCGAGCATGGCTACCGCCACGAGCAGCAGAATACGAAAAATTTCTACGAGCTCGCGGATCTCGCGCTTGATTCCAGAGAGCATGCGACGATCTACTTCCTCAAATGGTTCATCGACGAGCAGGTGGAGGAAGAAGCGCTGTTCGACGGCATCATCCAGAAGCTGAAGCGCATCGAGAGCGACAGCAACGCTTTCTATATGCTCGATGCGGAGTTTGCCGGCAGATCCTTCACGCCTCCGGCGGAGTAG
- a CDS encoding AraC family transcriptional regulator, with the protein MPFSRLILETPVQVESLISFHYFEYPTGFLFEGESHDFWELLYVDKGEVEVRADDRLLTLKQGQLIFHKPGEFHTVRVDAGHRPPNLIVIAFGCSSPLMHQLENRVSYPGERERSWLALLLQEGFASFLPPYHTPGSHELRRDPQAPAASQQAFRLLLELLLIGQIRSARSEALGELAEQRRSVPAKAARLEQDTVRRVREIMRQRLSEPLALDDLCRAVHLGRSRLKEIFLSQTGMGVMDAFKEMKIEEAKTLIREQRHTYTEIADRLGYSSLHYFSRDFKKATGMPPSEYSRTVTAAASLPADTRR; encoded by the coding sequence ATGCCGTTCAGCCGCTTGATTTTGGAGACGCCCGTACAGGTGGAGAGCCTGATCTCCTTTCATTATTTCGAATATCCGACGGGCTTCCTGTTCGAAGGGGAATCGCATGACTTCTGGGAGCTTCTCTACGTAGACAAGGGGGAGGTCGAGGTTCGGGCGGACGACCGGCTGCTGACGCTGAAGCAAGGCCAGCTCATCTTCCACAAGCCGGGGGAATTCCACACCGTGCGCGTGGATGCCGGACATCGGCCGCCCAATCTCATCGTCATCGCTTTCGGCTGTTCGAGCCCGCTCATGCACCAACTTGAAAACCGGGTATCGTACCCCGGCGAACGCGAAAGAAGCTGGCTCGCCCTGCTGCTGCAGGAGGGATTCGCCAGCTTCCTTCCGCCCTACCATACACCCGGCAGCCATGAGCTGCGCCGCGACCCGCAGGCGCCGGCGGCGAGTCAGCAGGCATTCCGCCTGCTGCTGGAGCTGCTGCTGATCGGGCAGATCCGCAGCGCCCGCTCCGAAGCTCTGGGCGAGCTGGCCGAGCAGCGCCGCAGCGTCCCGGCGAAGGCCGCCCGGCTGGAGCAGGATACGGTGCGCCGGGTGCGCGAGATCATGAGGCAGCGGCTGTCCGAGCCTCTGGCGCTGGACGATCTATGCCGGGCGGTCCACTTGGGGCGGAGCCGGCTGAAGGAAATCTTTTTGTCCCAGACCGGAATGGGCGTCATGGATGCGTTCAAGGAGATGAAGATCGAGGAAGCCAAGACGCTCATCCGGGAGCAGCGCCATACGTATACGGAAATCGCCGACCGGCTCGGCTATTCCAGCCTTCATTACTTTTCCCGGGATTTCAAGAAAGCGACCGGAATGCCGCCGTCGGAATATTCGCGGACCGTAACGGCGGCCGCTTCCCTGCCTGCCGATACCCGCCGCTAG
- a CDS encoding sugar phosphate isomerase/epimerase family protein, which yields MKKGINAWSFPAGTGIGESMDLALAAGFEGIELALEENGPLSLESTDRDIIGIRKLAEDKGIELASLASGLYWNYPITSSDAAIRSKSSDIVKRQLECAALLGVDTILVVPGAVGVDFIPDAEAVPYDAAYDRALEGLSRLAKDAEAARVAIGIENVWNKFLLSPLELRGFIDEIGSDYVGSYFDVGNVVHSGYPEHWIPILGSRIKKVHFKDYRRQAGGLHGFVDLLAGDVDYPAVVGALRAIGYDSYVTAEMIPPYAHHGSQIIFNTSAAMDAILGRSGRA from the coding sequence ATGAAAAAGGGAATCAATGCCTGGTCGTTCCCGGCGGGAACGGGCATCGGGGAAAGCATGGACCTGGCGCTTGCCGCCGGCTTCGAAGGCATCGAGCTTGCGCTGGAGGAGAATGGACCTCTGAGCCTGGAAAGCACGGACCGGGATATCATCGGGATCCGCAAGCTGGCGGAGGATAAAGGCATCGAGCTGGCCAGCCTCGCGAGCGGCTTGTACTGGAATTACCCGATCACGAGCTCGGATGCAGCCATCCGCAGCAAGTCGTCCGACATCGTCAAGCGGCAGCTGGAATGCGCCGCGCTGCTCGGCGTGGACACGATACTCGTCGTGCCCGGCGCAGTCGGAGTCGACTTCATTCCGGACGCGGAGGCCGTCCCTTACGACGCCGCCTACGACCGCGCGCTGGAGGGCCTCTCGAGGCTCGCCAAGGACGCCGAGGCGGCCAGGGTGGCGATCGGCATCGAGAACGTCTGGAACAAGTTCCTGCTGTCTCCGCTGGAGCTGAGAGGATTCATCGACGAGATCGGCTCCGATTACGTCGGCTCCTATTTCGACGTCGGCAACGTCGTGCACTCCGGCTATCCGGAGCATTGGATCCCGATTCTCGGCAGCCGGATCAAGAAAGTCCACTTCAAGGACTATCGCAGGCAGGCGGGCGGCTTGCACGGCTTCGTCGACCTGCTGGCCGGCGACGTCGACTACCCGGCCGTGGTCGGCGCGCTGCGCGCCATCGGCTACGACAGCTATGTAACGGCGGAAATGATTCCTCCTTACGCCCATCACGGCAGCCAGATCATCTTCAATACTTCGGCGGCTATGGACGCCATTCTCGGAAGGAGCGGGCGCGCATGA
- a CDS encoding Gfo/Idh/MocA family oxidoreductase — protein MIRIGIIGLGFMGRAHLENYVRLAKEGVAVQVTAICDADPAKLRGEGGGGNLDAGTSPLDLSSFSLYTSLQEMLDKEQLDAVDITLPTHLHRSVTVKCLEAGLHVLCEKPMASNEAECLEMLQASERTGKSLMIGQCLRFWPAYVYLRDLIAGGTYGKPTYAYFYRGGGTPDWGPWVLQKDKGGGALLDMHVHDTDVVNWLFGMPEAVSTQAVNVIPGSGYDIVSTHYRYGGSEVVHSQVDWTLNGDFGFEMGFRVNFERGNVQFSGGAVKVNPNDAPGFEADLAEDQGYYYELKYFVEKLLAGEPIEEAHPASTLSTIAIVEAELASADKRGEWVSLAGAAVR, from the coding sequence ATGATCAGAATCGGCATCATCGGACTTGGATTCATGGGAAGGGCGCATCTGGAAAACTACGTCCGGCTGGCCAAGGAGGGCGTTGCCGTGCAGGTGACGGCGATCTGCGACGCGGATCCGGCCAAGCTTCGCGGCGAAGGCGGCGGAGGCAACCTGGATGCGGGCACTTCACCGCTCGACCTGTCCTCCTTCTCCCTTTATACGTCGCTTCAGGAAATGCTGGACAAGGAGCAGCTGGACGCCGTCGATATTACGCTGCCGACGCATCTGCATCGCAGCGTGACGGTCAAGTGCCTGGAAGCGGGCCTGCATGTGCTGTGCGAGAAGCCGATGGCGTCGAACGAGGCGGAATGCCTCGAGATGCTCCAAGCTTCCGAGAGAACGGGAAAATCGCTGATGATCGGGCAATGCCTGCGTTTCTGGCCAGCTTATGTATACTTGCGGGATCTGATTGCCGGCGGAACGTACGGCAAGCCGACGTATGCGTACTTCTACCGCGGCGGCGGCACGCCGGACTGGGGCCCTTGGGTGCTGCAAAAGGATAAGGGAGGCGGCGCCCTGCTCGATATGCATGTGCATGACACGGATGTCGTCAATTGGCTGTTCGGCATGCCGGAGGCGGTATCGACGCAGGCTGTCAACGTCATTCCGGGCAGCGGCTACGACATCGTGTCCACCCATTACCGGTATGGCGGCAGCGAGGTCGTCCATTCGCAGGTCGACTGGACACTGAACGGCGACTTCGGGTTCGAGATGGGCTTCCGGGTCAACTTCGAGCGGGGCAACGTCCAGTTCAGCGGCGGCGCCGTGAAGGTGAATCCGAATGATGCGCCTGGCTTCGAGGCGGATCTGGCGGAGGATCAAGGCTATTACTACGAGCTGAAATACTTCGTGGAGAAGCTGCTGGCCGGGGAACCGATCGAGGAAGCCCATCCGGCGAGCACGTTGTCTACGATCGCCATCGTGGAGGCGGAGCTTGCTTCCGCCGACAAGCGGGGCGAGTGGGTGAGCCTGGCAGGAGCGGCGGTTAGATAA
- a CDS encoding CPBP family intramembrane glutamic endopeptidase, whose amino-acid sequence MLPFFYRKYRLLIWLALFILFETGAVSKSYHADAWEVWLNAVLGILCLFIFLTLALRKGIKTQQEVHRLQENTNTHKKQGRLVLLFTILGGVAATALLPYLMPVIQDSFSGLPLPLADKAIITVIQVTLMTLVTCALGLNLASKVGLGAPLLHYWLYGGKKVTISFRWLGIGGLGALAGTAVIAGMEKMVFQPRFPALTSSPPVALWKGALTFLYGGIVEEVLLRLFVMSLMVWLFTLVRRTRSNIPTYYFVCSIVLSAVLFGLGHLPATMSMFGEITPLLVVRAILNNGLLGIWFGYLFWKKGLEYAIVSHMFADAFLHVLASWILL is encoded by the coding sequence TTGTTACCATTCTTTTATCGTAAGTATAGGTTATTGATTTGGCTTGCACTGTTTATCCTGTTCGAAACAGGTGCGGTTTCCAAGTCCTATCATGCAGATGCCTGGGAAGTGTGGTTAAATGCGGTTTTGGGTATTTTATGTCTATTTATTTTTCTTACACTTGCTTTACGTAAAGGGATTAAAACACAGCAGGAAGTTCATCGTTTGCAGGAGAATACGAATACGCATAAAAAACAAGGGCGACTGGTACTGCTATTTACCATTCTTGGCGGTGTGGCGGCGACGGCTTTATTGCCCTATTTGATGCCTGTTATCCAGGATAGTTTTAGCGGATTACCTCTCCCTTTGGCAGACAAGGCCATCATTACTGTTATTCAAGTTACTCTGATGACTTTAGTGACTTGTGCATTGGGATTAAACTTAGCTTCCAAAGTCGGCCTAGGTGCGCCATTGTTGCATTATTGGCTATACGGCGGGAAGAAAGTCACAATTTCATTTCGATGGCTTGGTATTGGAGGGCTAGGTGCTTTGGCGGGTACTGCAGTGATTGCAGGAATGGAGAAGATGGTTTTTCAACCGCGTTTTCCAGCACTGACTTCCAGCCCGCCCGTAGCTTTGTGGAAAGGTGCTCTTACTTTTCTGTATGGAGGAATCGTAGAGGAAGTCCTTCTCCGTTTATTCGTAATGTCACTGATGGTCTGGTTATTTACTCTAGTTAGGAGAACACGTTCAAATATACCGACCTATTATTTTGTTTGTTCTATCGTATTGTCGGCTGTACTTTTCGGATTAGGTCATCTTCCAGCAACTATGAGTATGTTTGGTGAGATTACTCCTTTGCTTGTTGTTCGGGCGATCCTCAATAACGGTCTGCTGGGAATTTGGTTCGGATATCTCTTTTGGAAAAAGGGACTGGAATATGCAATCGTATCTCATATGTTTGCAGATGCTTTTCTACATGTTTTGGCTTCTTGGATATTATTATAA